From Pedobacter aquae:
CTCATAGCGTGTTCTTGGAAGAGTTTTCTTACGCAGTACCAAAGTTAGACCAGCGTGTGGCTGTTTTTACTTTTACTGAAGAAGATGATAAATACGCTGTTTCTACCAATACGGTAACCTGCTTTATCAATAAAGAAGATTTTAGAATCTCTTTTGCCGATAATGAAAGTAACATCATCAATGAAGACTTTCAAGCTATGCATTACGAGGAAAATGTACAGTTTGGTGGTTATTATGTGTATTGTACGAAAACTTGTTTTCCAGAGGAGAGTTTCTACGGTTTAGGTGATAAACCTACCGATTTCAACCTAAGAGGTAAGCGTCTACAAAATTGGAATTCTGATACTTATTCTTTTGCAAAACATCAAGACCCATTATACAGAAGTATTCCTTTTTATATCAGCTTAAATAAAGGGGTTGCCCATGGTATTTTCATGGATAATACCTTTAAAACACATTTTGATTTTGCTCAAGAAGATAATGGTAAAACCAGTTTCTGGGCAGATGGAGGAGAACTTCAATACTACTACATCCATGGGCCACACATGATGGATGTGGTAAAAAGATATCACACTTTAACAGGTACACATAAATTACCTCCAATCTGGGCTTTAGGCTATCATCAATGTAGGTGGAGTTATTATCCAGAATCTAAATTGAAAGATTTAGCAGATAATTTCAGGAAGAGAAAAATCCCTTGCGATGCTCTTTATCTGGATATAGATTATATGGATGGCTACCGTTGTTTCACTTGGAATAAGAAATATTTCCCTAATCCTAAAAAGATGATTAAGGAACTATCTGATGATGGTTTTAAAACGGTAGTGATTATAGATCCAGGAATTAAGGTTGATAATAATTATTGGGTATTTAAAGAGGGTAAAGAGAATAAATACTTCTGCCGCAGAAGTGATGATTATTTTATGGAAGGTCATGTTTGGCCAGGTCGTTGCCAGTTTCCTGATTTTACCAACCCAGAAGTAAGACAATGGTGGGGAACTTTATTCAAAGAATTAGTAGAAGTTGGCGTTGCCGGCGTTTGGAATGATATGAACGAGCCAGCTGTATTTGGCTCAGGAACTTTCCCTGATGATGTTCGCCACCAATACGATGGTCATCGTGGTTCTCATCGTAAAGCGCATAACGTTTACGGTATGCAAATGGTAAGAGCAACTTATGATGGTTTAAAACTCTTACAAAAAAATAAAAGACCATTCACCATTACCAGAGCAGGTTATGCTGGTGTACAAAGATACAGCAGCGTATGGACAGGCGATAACGTAGCAACTTGGGAACATCTTAAAATAGGAAGTATTCAAATGCAACGCTTGTCAGTATCAGGAATTCCTTTTGCGGGTACAGATATAGGCGGCTTTAGTGGCGAGCCTTCTGGCGAGTTATTCACCAGATGGATACAACTAGGCGTTTTTTCTCCATTTATGAGAGCCCATTCTGCTGGCGATACTGCCGAGCGTGAACCTTGGAGTTTTGGCCCTGAATTAGAGGATATCAACCGTAAATTTATCGAGTTACGTTATAAGCTATTACCATATATCTACTCTACATTTTGGGAGCATCACCGTTATGGTTTCCCAATTTTACGTCCGGTAGTGATGATAGAACAACATAACCCTACCAACCATTATCGCGAGGATGAATTTACTTTCGGAGATAAAATTTTAGTTTGTCCTGTTTTAGAGGAGGGCGCTACCAGTCGCCGTTTATATTTACCAGAAGGGCAGTGGTTTGATTACTGGACGCATGAAACTATAACAGGTGGTAAAGAATTAGATGTGCTTGCACCTTTAGATTCTATGCCAATTTTTGTAAAAGCGGGTTCTGTAATTCCAGAATTCCCGGTTATGCAACATGTTAACGAGTTTGAAGTAGAAGAAATGATTTTTCAAGTTTACTACTCAGATTATGAAGTAAACTCTTTCTATTTTGAAGATCATGGAGATACTTTTGCTTACGAACAAGATATTTATCTAGAGAAAAAGTTCGTGGTAAATGGAGATAAAAAGTCTATGCTTATTAAACAAAGCATAGAAGGCTTATTTACTCCTCGTTACGAAACTTATGATTTAAAAATTATTGGTCTTCCATTTAAACCATCTAAAGTAGTTGTAGATGGTAAAGATTATATTGGCGATCTTGCTTTTGATGACTTAAAAAGGGTAAGATTAAAAGTCAATAAAAACTTTAGACAAGTTCAAATCTTTAAATAATAAATAAGAAAGCCGGAATTTTCCGGCTTTTCTTATTTAAATCTGTATCCTAAGGATAATCCTAAATTAGCATGTTTTACATCAATATTTTCTTGATTATTTTTTGGACTAACATTATACATTCCAATTCCTAAGCTCAATCCTAAATTAAATCCTTTTTTAAACTCATAACCTAGTTGAACATTTGTACCAAAGTCTAAGTTTTTAAAATCATCTTCAGCATCATTACCAAAACTGGTTTTTTCTTTCTCTTCTGAGACTAATTCTAAGCCATTGTTAGCCGTAGTTGATTGTACAAATAATTCTCTTTTAATTTTGCCTCCTACACCTATGGCAGCATAAGGTCCTGCGCCAATAAAGAAATTACCCTTTCCTGCGTTAAATCTAAAAAGACCATAAATAGGAATTTCAATATAATTAGCTTTAATCTCTCTATTTAAGTTTAGAAATTCTCCCATATCATTTACAGTGGTTAAATCAGTACCATATCCTTTTACAATATAATTGACACCGCCTTGTATGTAAAACAACTTCCCAACATGGTGCTCTGCAAATCCTGAAATAGTAAAGGAGCTTATGCTTTTATCTGAATAATTAATCGATGAGTTGGCTATAAAGTTTCTTCCAACAGAAGCATTACTAGATGTAACTCTTATTCCATAAGTAAAATTTTTAAGGCCATCTTGAGCCATGCTTTTAAAGCATAATAAAGCCAAAAAAGATAGAAGTAGTTTCGTTTTCATGTAAATTAATTTTTGTTAAAAATATCATTTTATTTATTTCCTGATAAATTATTCTTTCAATCGCAATCCTTTTCATAAATTGTACATGTAAAAACAGGCATGGCTTGTTTATTGCTTAAATCCATCCAAAAAATCAATCGAGAAAGCACCAATTTTATAGATCATCCATGGCTAAAAAAACTAAAGAACTAAATATAACAGAGGTTAAGGAAGTAAAGAAAAAAGCTCCTGTAGCAAAGAAAAAGGTAGTTTCAACAGCCGCTGAGGAGGTAGGGAATGTGAAAAAAACAGCTGCAAAAAAGGTAGCTAAAGTAAAAGAAGAAGTATTACCAGTTCATAACTATCAGGTTAAGTATTATTCAAAATTTACAGATTTTGATATTAGTTTATTTAGGTCGGGTAAGCATTTTAAATTATATGAAAAATTTGGTTCGCATGTACTAGCAATTGATGGTGTTTTAGGAACTTATTTTTCTGTTTGGGCACCCAATGCACAATACGTATCAGTAACTGGTAATTTTAATGGTTGGGACAAAGGGTCTCACCCGCTTATGGTTCGTTGGGATGGTTCTGGCATTTGGGAAGGTTTTATTCCTCATATAGGTAATGGCGAAATCTATAAATATTTCATTAGCTCTTTTAGTGGTGAGGAAATGGAAAAAGCAGATCCTTTTGCTTTAAGAAGTGAAGAAGCTCCAAAAACAGCATCTATCGTTTGGGATACTTGGTACGAGTGGAAAGACCAAAGCTGGATGAAGAAAAGGCATCAGCATAATGCGCTAAATAAACCTATGTCTGTTTACGAGGTGCATTTTGGTTCTTGGGCTCGCGGTCCAGAATCTCCTGATCAATTTCTTTCTTTCAGAGATATGGCACCAAAATTAGTAGCTCAT
This genomic window contains:
- a CDS encoding glycoside hydrolase family 31 protein: MKEQEPKGLPIEITAEDLEQDIQHVNNPIVGLKPIEKKYLGKVTEVRQENNRYIFSDGDASVEIRVVSDEIIKVRMAPHSVFLEEFSYAVPKLDQRVAVFTFTEEDDKYAVSTNTVTCFINKEDFRISFADNESNIINEDFQAMHYEENVQFGGYYVYCTKTCFPEESFYGLGDKPTDFNLRGKRLQNWNSDTYSFAKHQDPLYRSIPFYISLNKGVAHGIFMDNTFKTHFDFAQEDNGKTSFWADGGELQYYYIHGPHMMDVVKRYHTLTGTHKLPPIWALGYHQCRWSYYPESKLKDLADNFRKRKIPCDALYLDIDYMDGYRCFTWNKKYFPNPKKMIKELSDDGFKTVVIIDPGIKVDNNYWVFKEGKENKYFCRRSDDYFMEGHVWPGRCQFPDFTNPEVRQWWGTLFKELVEVGVAGVWNDMNEPAVFGSGTFPDDVRHQYDGHRGSHRKAHNVYGMQMVRATYDGLKLLQKNKRPFTITRAGYAGVQRYSSVWTGDNVATWEHLKIGSIQMQRLSVSGIPFAGTDIGGFSGEPSGELFTRWIQLGVFSPFMRAHSAGDTAEREPWSFGPELEDINRKFIELRYKLLPYIYSTFWEHHRYGFPILRPVVMIEQHNPTNHYREDEFTFGDKILVCPVLEEGATSRRLYLPEGQWFDYWTHETITGGKELDVLAPLDSMPIFVKAGSVIPEFPVMQHVNEFEVEEMIFQVYYSDYEVNSFYFEDHGDTFAYEQDIYLEKKFVVNGDKKSMLIKQSIEGLFTPRYETYDLKIIGLPFKPSKVVVDGKDYIGDLAFDDLKRVRLKVNKNFRQVQIFK
- a CDS encoding outer membrane beta-barrel protein; its protein translation is MKTKLLLSFLALLCFKSMAQDGLKNFTYGIRVTSSNASVGRNFIANSSINYSDKSISSFTISGFAEHHVGKLFYIQGGVNYIVKGYGTDLTTVNDMGEFLNLNREIKANYIEIPIYGLFRFNAGKGNFFIGAGPYAAIGVGGKIKRELFVQSTTANNGLELVSEEKEKTSFGNDAEDDFKNLDFGTNVQLGYEFKKGFNLGLSLGIGMYNVSPKNNQENIDVKHANLGLSLGYRFK